A genomic region of Pseudomonas sp. MPC6 contains the following coding sequences:
- a CDS encoding SidA/IucD/PvdA family monooxygenase, with protein MTQAIASPIVHDLIGVGFGPSNLALAIALQERGPSQGELDVVFLDKQANYRWHGNTLVTQSELQISFLKDLVTLRNPTSPYSFVNYLKHHGRLVDFINLGTFYPCRMEYNDYLRWVAAQFEAQSRYGEEVLTIEPVLHNQQVEALRVISRDTQGQQHVRTTRSVVVSAGGTPRIPEVFKALKNDSRVFHHSQYLAQMAKQPCVNNQPMSIAIIGGGQSAAEAFIDLNDSFPSVQVDMILRGSALKPADDSPFVNEVFSPEFTDLVFQQASSERERLVNEYHNTNYSVVDIDLIERIYGIFYRQKVSGIARHAFRTLTTLEKATATERGIELAVRNNATGELTVRHYDAVVLATGYERQMHRKLLAPLEQYLGDFEVDRNYKLITDERCKAGIYMQGFCQASHGLSDTLLSILPIRADEIASSLYDHGRARGQGRSVMDLLLATAS; from the coding sequence ATGACACAGGCAATTGCATCGCCCATCGTTCACGACCTGATCGGCGTCGGTTTCGGCCCTTCGAACCTGGCGCTGGCCATCGCTCTGCAAGAGCGCGGGCCGAGCCAGGGCGAACTGGATGTCGTGTTTCTCGACAAGCAGGCCAATTATCGCTGGCACGGCAACACCCTGGTGACCCAGAGCGAGCTGCAGATTTCCTTCCTCAAGGACCTGGTGACCCTGCGCAACCCGACCAGCCCTTACTCGTTCGTCAATTACCTCAAGCACCACGGTCGTCTGGTGGACTTCATCAACCTCGGCACCTTTTATCCGTGCCGCATGGAGTACAACGATTACCTGCGTTGGGTCGCCGCGCAGTTCGAAGCGCAGAGCCGTTACGGTGAAGAAGTGCTGACGATCGAGCCGGTGTTGCACAACCAGCAGGTCGAAGCGCTGCGGGTGATCTCCCGCGATACCCAGGGTCAGCAGCACGTTCGCACCACCCGTTCGGTGGTGGTCAGCGCCGGCGGCACCCCGCGCATTCCCGAAGTGTTCAAGGCGCTGAAGAATGACAGTCGCGTGTTCCATCACTCCCAGTACCTGGCACAGATGGCCAAACAGCCGTGCGTGAACAACCAACCGATGAGCATTGCGATCATCGGCGGCGGGCAGAGCGCGGCGGAAGCCTTCATCGACTTGAACGACAGCTTCCCGTCGGTGCAGGTGGACATGATCCTGCGCGGCTCGGCACTGAAACCGGCCGATGACAGCCCGTTCGTCAATGAAGTGTTCTCGCCGGAGTTCACCGATCTGGTGTTCCAGCAGGCGAGCAGCGAGCGCGAGCGTTTGGTCAACGAGTACCACAACACCAATTATTCGGTGGTCGACATCGACCTGATCGAACGCATCTACGGCATTTTCTACCGACAGAAAGTCTCGGGCATCGCCCGTCATGCCTTCCGCACCCTGACCACCCTGGAAAAAGCCACCGCCACCGAGCGCGGCATCGAACTGGCCGTGCGCAACAACGCCACCGGCGAACTCACGGTGCGGCATTACGATGCCGTGGTGCTCGCCACCGGTTACGAGCGGCAGATGCACCGCAAGCTGCTGGCCCCTCTGGAACAATACCTGGGCGATTTCGAAGTGGATCGCAACTACAAACTCATCACCGACGAGCGCTGCAAGGCCGGCATCTATATGCAGGGCTTCTGCCAGGCCAGTCATGGCTTGAGCGACACCTTGCTGTCGATCCTGCCGATTCGTGCGGATGAGATTGCCAGTTCGTTGTATGACCATGGCAGGGCGCGGGGGCAGGGGCGGTCGGTGATGGATTTGCTGCTCGCGACTGCCAGCTAA
- a CDS encoding sigma-70 family RNA polymerase sigma factor produces MLENYYRELVCFLNAKLGNRQVAEDVVHDAYLRILERSSDTPIEQPRAFLYRTALNLVIDDHRRNALRQVESLEVLDNEERYFTPSPHNSLDHGQRLDMLQRALAELPRLCRESFLLRKIEGLSHPEIAEQLGISRALVEKHIVNAMKHCRVRMRQWDAH; encoded by the coding sequence ATGTTGGAAAACTACTATCGCGAGCTGGTGTGTTTCCTGAACGCCAAGCTGGGCAACCGTCAGGTGGCCGAAGATGTGGTGCATGACGCTTATTTGCGGATTCTGGAGCGTTCCAGCGACACGCCGATCGAGCAGCCCAGGGCTTTCCTGTATCGCACCGCGCTGAATCTGGTGATCGATGACCATCGGCGCAATGCCCTGCGTCAGGTCGAGTCGCTGGAAGTGCTCGACAACGAAGAACGCTACTTCACCCCCTCGCCGCACAACAGTCTCGATCACGGCCAGCGCCTGGACATGCTCCAGCGCGCCCTGGCGGAACTGCCGCGGCTATGCCGCGAGAGTTTCCTGCTGCGCAAGATCGAGGGTTTGTCCCACCCCGAGATCGCCGAACAGTTGGGGATTTCCCGGGCCCTGGTGGAGAAGCACATCGTCAATGCCATGAAGCATTGCCGCGTACGGATGCGGCAGTGGGATGCCCATTGA